In Triticum urartu cultivar G1812 chromosome 6, Tu2.1, whole genome shotgun sequence, the following proteins share a genomic window:
- the LOC125515960 gene encoding glutamate receptor 3.1-like codes for MEISFLMLLVLSLLLFPNGICKSLAARPPVVNIGSILQFNSTTGGVAAVAIHAALEDINSDPTILNGTTLKVQIKDTNCFDGFLGMVQALQFMETDVIALIGPQCSTISHIISYVANELRVPLMSFASDATLSSIQFPFFVRTGPNDLYQMAAVAEVVDYNHWKIVTAIYIDNVYGRNGIAALDDALALKRCKISYKVGFPSNAKRSELINLLVSVSYMESRVIILHTGAEPGLKLFSMAKQLNMMGNGYVWIATDWLSAYLDANSSVPAETISGLQGVLTLRPHIPNSKMKSNLVSKWSRQSKKYNYSDLRVNTYGFYVYDSVWVVARALDAFFDDGSRISFSNDSMLHDETGGTLHLEAMSISDMGNKLLEKIRKVNFTGVSGQVQFDAGGNLIHPAYDIINIIGSGMRTIGFWSNYSGLLSIVSPEALYSKPPNISLADQHLYDVIWPGETAQRPRGWVFPSNAKQLKIGVPNRFSFKEFVTKDNSTGSMKGYCIDVFTQALALLPYPVSYKFVPFGNGTENPNYDKLVQMIESNEFDAAIGDIAITMRRTVTFDFTQPFIETGLVILAPVKQHITSSWAFLQPFTLEMWCVTGLYFLIVGVVVWVLEHRINDDFRGSVRQQIITIFWFSFSTLFFSHRENTMSTSGRGVLIIWLFVVLIIVSSYTASLTSILTVQQLDTSIKGIDDLKNSNDPIGFQVGSFAQDYMVKELNISRSRLRALGSPQEYAEALKLGPKEGGVMAIVDERPYVELFLSTYCKIAVAGTDFTSRGWGFAFPRDSPLQVDLSTAILSLSENGELQRIHDKWLKTGECATDNSEFVDSDQLRLESFLGLFLICGVACVLALLIYFGIMLRKYLRHEQRKSLRRFFSFVHGKDPPKNNERRSMSLLGSSTPATPMSSLSTLEIERPSREVRNDSVIEMES; via the exons ATGGAGATATCTTTTCTCATGTTGTTGGTTCTCTCTCTGCTTCTGTTTCCTAATGGCATCTGCAAGAGTTTAGCTGCGAGGCCTCCTGTTGTGAATATTGGGTCTATTCTTCAATTTAACTCCACCACTGGAGGTGTTGCCGCGGTTGCCATCCATGCAGCCTTGGAAGATATCAACTCTGATCCAACAATTCTAAATGGAACTACACTAAAGGTTCAAATCAAGGATACAAATTGCTTTGATGGTTTCCTTGGCATGGTTCAAG CTTTGCAGTTCATGGAGACTGATGTTATTGCACTCATTGGCCCTCAGTGCTCTACAATTTCTCACATCATTTCATATGTAGCAAATGAGCTTCGGGTCCCTTTGATGTCCTTTGCTTCTGATGCAACTCTTTCATCCATACAGTTCCCGTTCTTTGTCAGGACTGGTCCCAATGACCTCTATCAAATGGCGGCTGTGGCAGAAGTTGTTGACTACAACCACTGGAAGATAGTGACTGCCATTTACATTGACAATGTTTATGGTCGAAATGGCATTGCTGCTTTGGATGATGCACTCGCTTTAAAGCGCTGCAAAATCTCCTACAAGGTTGGGTTTCCTTCCAATGCTAAAAGAAGTGAGCTCATAAATTTGTTGGTTAGTGTCAGTTATATGGAGTCTCGTGTTATCATTCTCCATACTGGAGCTGAACCTGGACTCAAGCTTTTCTCTATGGCAAAACAACTGAACATGATGGGCAACGGCTATGTGTGGATTGCAACTGACTGGCTGTCTGCATATCTTGATGCTAATTCATCAGTTCCTGCTGAGACTATATCTGGCCTGCAAGGTGTTCTTACTTTACGGCCACATATCCCCAACTCAAAGATGAAGAGTAATTTGGTCTCCAAATGGAGCAGGCAAAGTAAAAAGTACAACTATAGTGATCTTCGTGTAAATACTTACGGTTTTTATGTTTATGATAGTGTCTGGGTAGTAGCTCGGGCTCTGGATGCCTTCTTTGATGATGGTAGTAGGATTTCCTTTTCAAATGACTCGATGTTACATGATGAAACTGGAGGAACACTTCACCTTGAAGCAATGAGCATTTCTGACATGGGAAATAAATTATTGGAGAAGATTAGAAAGGTAAACTTCACTGGGGTGTCTGGGCAAGTGCAATTCGATGCTGGAGGCAACCTAATTCATCCTGCATATGACATCATAAACATCATCGGAAGTGGCATGCGGACCATTGGTTTTTGGTCAAATTATTCTGGCTTGTTGTCGATTGTCTCTCCAGAGGCTCTATATTCAAAGCCTCCTAATATTTCTCTCGCTGATCAGCATCTCTATGATGTTATTTGGCCTGGGGAGACTGCACAGAGGCCTCGAGGATGGGTTTTTCCTTCTAATGCCAAGCAGTTGAAAATTGGTGTTCCCAACAGATTTAGTTTCAAAGAGTTTGTCACGAAAGACAATTCTACCGGGTCCATGAAGGGTTATTGCATCGATGTCTTTACTCAGGCATTGGCTTTGCTTCCTTATCCTGTTAGTTACAAGTTTGTACCTTTTGGGAATGGTACTGAAAATCCTAATTATGACAAACTCGTACAGATGATTGAATCAAAT GAATTCGATGCAGCTATAGGGGATATCGCAATTACAATGAGGCGAACAGTAACTTTTGATTTCACCCAGCCATTCATTGAAACAGGCTTGGTTATCTTGGCTCCGGTTAAACAGCATATAACATCGTCCTGGGCATTCTTGCAGCCATTTACTTTGGAGATGTGGTGTGTTACAGGGTTGTACTTCCTTATTGTGGGTGTGGTTGTTTGGGTTCTTGAACATCGGATCAATGATGATTTCCGTGGTTCAGTACGTCAACAAATAATAACTATTTTCTG GTTCAGCTTTTCGACGTTGTTCTTCTCACACA GAGAAAATACTATGAGCACCTCAGGGCGTGGTGTCCTGATCATATGGCTATTCGTTGTTTTGATAATTGTATCCAGCTATACCGCGAGTCTTACTTCCATCCTGACCGTGCAACAACTTGATACTTCTATAAAAGGAATCGATGACCTGAAAAATAGTAATGATCCTATTGGTTTCCAAGTTGGTTCTTTTGCACAAGACTACATGGTCAAGGAGCTCAACATCTCACGTTCAAGGCTAAGAGCTCTCGGTTCACCACAAGAATATGCTGAAGCCCTCAAGCTAGGCCCTAAGGAAGGAGGTGTTATGGCCATTGTTGACGAGCGACCCTATGTTGAACTGTTTTTGTCAACCTACTGCAAGATTGCGGTAGCTGGTACAGATTTCACCAGCAGAGGATGGGGCTTT GCATTTCCAAGGGACTCCCCTTTGCAAGTAGACCTCTCCACCGCAATCCTGTCATTGTCAGAGAATGGGGAGCTGCAGCGGATCCATGACAAGTGGCTCAAGACAGGGGAGTGCGCAACTGACAACAGCGAGTTTGTTGACTCGGACCAGCTCCGCCTTGAGAGCTTCCTTGGTCTGTTCCTAATCTGTGGCGTGGCATGCGTCCTCGCGTTGCTAATCTACTTTGGTATCATGCTACGCAAATACCTGAGGCATGAACAGAGGAAGAGCCTGAGAAGATTCTTCTCATTCGTCCATGGCAAGGATCCACCAAAGAACAACGAGAGGCGGTCCATGAGCCTGCTTGGAAGCTCGACGCCGGCAACGCCAATGAGCAGCCTTTCTACCCTTGAGATAGAAAGGCCGTCCAGGGAAGTCAGAAACGACAGCGTTATTGAAATGGAAAGCTAG